From a single Pleurodeles waltl isolate 20211129_DDA chromosome 8, aPleWal1.hap1.20221129, whole genome shotgun sequence genomic region:
- the LOC138249492 gene encoding putative nuclease HARBI1: MELVVMLEPGLLPAIRHPNAIPPTVQVLSVLHYLASGSFEITVGLAAGMSQPMFSTILRDVLCALLKHLDTYIRFPQRADLPTVKAAFYRVAHTHIALVPPRRCEQVYRNRKSFHSVNVQVVCLVDQYISQVTARYPGSVHDSFILRNNSIPHMMVPLKRDQAWLIGDSGYPNLPWLLTPVRHPTTDAKDCYNEGQSHTMWVTERCFGLLKTRFWCLHISRSALLYKAQKVCQLTVACCMLHTLGLRRHIPLLDAEEGVAVPVADEGDMGSDEEEDDEDAADSRAEQIRQYFD, translated from the exons atggaactggtggtCATGTTGGAGCCGGGTCTGttacctgccattcgtcatcccaatgccatccctcccacagtgcaggtgttgtcagtccttcaCTACCTAGCCTCAGGCTCATTTGAgatcacagtgggcctggcagcagggatgtcacagcccatgtttagcaccatcctgagggatgtactatgtgccctcCTCAAACATCTGGACAcctacatccggttcccccaacgtgcagatttgcccactgtcaaggcagcGTTCTACAGAGtggcacacacccacattgccctggtgccacccaggaggtgtgaacaggtctataggaaccgCAAAAGCTTTCATTCtgttaatgtgcaggtggtgtgtctcgtggaccaatacatctcccaggtcacgGCCAgatacccaggctctgtgcatgattccttcatcctgcgaAACaacagcatcccacacatgatggtaccACTTAAGAGGGAccaggcctggctcatcg gtgactctggctatcccaacctgccctggctcctgacacccgtgaggcatccaacTACAGACGCAAAGGACTGTTACAATGAGGGCCAGAGTCATACCATGTGGGTCACTGAGAGGTGTTTCGGCCTTCTGAAAACCAGATTCTGGTGTTTGCATATCTCCAGGAGTGCCCTGCTCTACAaggcacagaaggtgtgccagcttactgtggcctgctgcatgctgcacactctgggcctgAGGCGTcatatcccattgctggatgcagaggagggagtagctgtaccagtggctgatgaaggggacatggggagtgatgaagaggaggatgatgaggatgcagctgactccagggcagagcagATTCGACAGTACTTCGACTGA